From a single Bacillus sp. NEB1478 genomic region:
- a CDS encoding Rne/Rng family ribonuclease has translation MQQVVINAAGMEKRTALLKDGKLIECAYQRPDEKPSAGSIYKGRVQKVLPGMQAVFVDIGTDKNGFLHKDDLPGYYQLSDKEKKQISISNLVKEGESILVQIVKEESGEKGAKLTALLSFTAHLLVYFPYTPHVGVSKKIKESARETLNKWGAQYTADQEGLIIRTGCEDFPEEEMLKELNGLRKQFLDVLKKSEEKKAPYLLIRPAFYQTYLEKWLNQHVEEIIVDDHETYSQIKEYISAFSKSYSVTLYNEREPIFSKFGIDAEIRKSLSPHVWLKNGSSLYINVTEALTVIDVNTGKFIGKKDRAKTVVETNLLAAEEITKQLRLRNLAGMIVIDFITMSSDKDKQMVMSAIQKEIRNDSATIIIHGFTKMGLFEMTRKKERPTLLETLTVKPSGDVMDGHRIRPETHYFELERIAIEHMYHDDEAFWIEGPYYFFDWIQNNPEKLSEIEEKYSKKFFVSKGDSKREINLRKTGTIEEIKARILKDTH, from the coding sequence GAAGAGTACAAAAAGTACTTCCAGGTATGCAAGCAGTATTTGTTGATATTGGTACGGATAAAAATGGTTTTCTTCATAAAGATGATCTGCCTGGATATTATCAGTTATCTGATAAAGAGAAGAAACAAATATCAATTTCTAATTTAGTCAAAGAAGGCGAGTCTATTCTGGTTCAAATTGTGAAAGAAGAATCGGGTGAAAAAGGGGCTAAATTAACAGCTCTTCTCTCTTTTACTGCTCATCTGCTTGTCTATTTTCCTTATACGCCGCATGTCGGAGTATCCAAAAAAATTAAAGAATCCGCACGAGAGACTTTAAATAAATGGGGAGCACAATATACTGCAGATCAGGAAGGTCTGATTATCCGCACAGGTTGTGAAGATTTTCCGGAAGAAGAAATGCTTAAAGAGTTAAATGGTCTTAGAAAACAATTTTTGGATGTGCTGAAGAAATCTGAAGAGAAGAAAGCGCCTTACCTTCTTATAAGACCAGCTTTTTATCAAACTTATTTAGAAAAATGGCTTAATCAGCACGTTGAAGAGATAATCGTCGATGACCATGAAACGTATTCTCAGATTAAAGAATACATTTCAGCTTTTAGTAAATCATATTCAGTTACCCTTTATAATGAAAGAGAACCGATATTTAGTAAGTTTGGCATTGATGCAGAAATTCGAAAAAGCTTATCCCCGCATGTTTGGCTAAAAAATGGTTCATCATTATATATAAATGTAACAGAAGCCTTAACAGTAATTGATGTGAATACAGGCAAATTTATCGGCAAAAAGGACCGGGCAAAAACAGTAGTAGAAACAAACTTACTTGCAGCTGAAGAAATTACGAAACAGCTGCGTTTACGTAATTTAGCTGGTATGATTGTTATCGATTTTATTACGATGAGTTCGGATAAGGACAAGCAGATGGTTATGTCTGCTATCCAAAAAGAGATACGCAATGATTCAGCAACTATAATTATCCATGGTTTTACAAAAATGGGTCTTTTTGAGATGACAAGGAAAAAAGAACGTCCAACTCTTTTAGAGACTTTAACTGTAAAACCAAGTGGTGATGTGATGGATGGTCATCGAATTCGACCTGAAACTCATTATTTTGAACTTGAAAGAATAGCGATCGAACATATGTATCACGATGATGAGGCATTTTGGATTGAAGGACCGTACTATTTTTTCGATTGGATTCAGAATAACCCGGAAAAGCTTTCTGAAATTGAAGAAAAATACAGTAAAAAGTTTTTTGTCAGCAAGGGTGATTCCAAACGGGAAATTAACCTGCGTAAAACAGGTACTATTGAAGAAATAAAAGCCCGTATATTAAAAGATACACATTGA